One stretch of Enterobacter sp. RHBSTW-00994 DNA includes these proteins:
- the galE gene encoding UDP-glucose 4-epimerase GalE codes for MRVLVTGGSGYIGSHTCVQLLQSGHDVIILDNLCNSKRSVLPVIERLGGKQPTFVEGDIRNEALMTEILHDHAIETVIHFAGLKAVGESVAKPLEYYDNNVNGTLRLISAMRAANVKNVIFSSSATVYGDQPKIPYVESFPTGTPQSPYGKSKLMVEQILTDLQKAQPEWSIALLRYFNPVGAHPSGDMGEDPQGIPNNLMPYIAQVAVGRRDSLAIFGNDYPTEDGTGVRDYIHVMDLADGHVAAMQQLANKQGVHIYNLGAGVGSSVLDVVNAFSKACGKAVSYHFAPRRDGDLPAYWADATKADKELNWRVTRTLDEMAQDTWHWQSRHPQGYPD; via the coding sequence ATGCGAGTTCTGGTAACAGGTGGTAGCGGTTACATAGGCAGTCACACCTGCGTACAACTGCTACAAAGCGGTCATGATGTCATCATCCTCGACAACCTGTGCAATAGTAAGCGCAGCGTGCTGCCCGTGATTGAGCGTCTTGGCGGCAAACAGCCAACCTTCGTGGAAGGTGACATTCGTAACGAAGCGTTGATGACTGAAATTCTTCACGACCACGCCATTGAAACCGTGATCCATTTTGCGGGTCTGAAAGCGGTCGGTGAATCCGTCGCGAAACCGCTTGAGTACTACGACAATAACGTCAACGGCACGCTGCGTTTGATCTCCGCCATGCGTGCGGCGAACGTGAAAAACGTCATCTTCAGCTCTTCCGCCACCGTCTACGGCGATCAGCCCAAAATCCCTTATGTAGAAAGTTTCCCGACCGGTACGCCGCAAAGCCCTTACGGCAAAAGCAAACTGATGGTGGAACAGATTCTGACTGACCTGCAAAAAGCACAACCAGAGTGGAGCATCGCCCTGCTGCGCTATTTCAACCCGGTTGGCGCACATCCATCAGGAGATATGGGTGAAGATCCGCAAGGTATTCCCAATAACCTGATGCCGTACATTGCACAGGTCGCGGTAGGCCGTCGCGACTCACTGGCTATTTTTGGTAACGACTATCCAACCGAAGACGGTACGGGCGTGCGCGATTATATCCACGTCATGGACCTGGCCGATGGTCACGTTGCCGCCATGCAACAGCTGGCAAACAAGCAAGGTGTGCATATTTATAACCTCGGTGCAGGCGTCGGCAGCAGTGTGCTGGATGTGGTTAATGCCTTCAGTAAAGCCTGTGGTAAAGCGGTGAGCTATCACTTCGCACCGCGCCGTGACGGCGATCTTCCCGCTTACTGGGCAGATGCAACAAAAGCTGATAAAGAGCTGAACTGGCGTGTCACCCGCACGCTTGACGAAATGGCACAAGATACCTGGCACTGGCAGTCACGCCATCCGCAAGGTTATCCGGACTAA
- a CDS encoding AcrZ family multidrug efflux pump-associated protein, translating to MLELLKSLVFAVIMVPVVMAIILGAIYGLGEVFNVFSNIGHKGQPKKQH from the coding sequence ATGTTAGAGTTGTTGAAAAGTCTGGTATTCGCCGTGATCATGGTCCCAGTGGTGATGGCCATCATCCTCGGTGCCATCTACGGCCTGGGTGAAGTGTTCAACGTCTTTTCGAACATCGGCCATAAAGGCCAGCCTAAAAAGCAGCATTAA
- the galT gene encoding galactose-1-phosphate uridylyltransferase → MTQFNPVDHPHRRFNPLTGQWILVSPHRAKRPWQGAQETPAKQTLPQHDPDCFLCPGNTRVTGDKNPDYTGTYVFTNDFAALMTDTPAAPESQDPLMRCESARGTSRVICFSPDHSKTLPELSVDALKEVVSTWQEQTAELGQTYPWVQVFENKGAAMGCSNPHPHGQVWANSFLPNEAEREDRLQKAYYAENHTPMLVDYVQREQADGSRTVVETEHWLAVVPYWAAWPFETLLLPKAHVQRITDLSDAQRDDLALALKKLTSRYDNLFQCSFPYSMGWHGAPFNGEENQHWQLHAHFYPPLLRSATVRKFMVGYEMLAETQRDLTAEQAAERLRAVSDVHYRESGV, encoded by the coding sequence ATGACACAATTCAATCCCGTCGATCACCCGCATCGTCGCTTTAACCCGTTAACCGGGCAATGGATTTTGGTTTCTCCGCACCGCGCTAAGCGCCCCTGGCAGGGGGCGCAAGAAACGCCTGCAAAACAGACGCTGCCACAGCATGATCCTGACTGTTTTTTGTGTCCAGGCAACACTCGTGTGACAGGGGATAAAAACCCTGATTACACAGGAACTTACGTTTTTACGAACGATTTTGCCGCCCTGATGACGGACACCCCTGCCGCGCCTGAAAGCCAGGATCCGCTGATGCGTTGTGAAAGCGCACGCGGTACAAGCCGTGTTATCTGCTTCTCTCCGGATCACAGCAAGACGCTGCCAGAGCTGAGCGTGGATGCGCTAAAAGAAGTCGTCAGTACCTGGCAGGAACAGACCGCTGAGTTAGGCCAAACTTATCCCTGGGTGCAGGTGTTTGAAAATAAAGGCGCAGCAATGGGCTGTTCCAACCCGCATCCGCATGGCCAGGTGTGGGCAAACAGCTTCCTGCCGAACGAGGCCGAGCGTGAAGATCGCCTGCAAAAAGCCTATTACGCGGAAAATCACACGCCAATGCTGGTGGACTACGTTCAGCGTGAACAGGCAGATGGCAGCCGTACTGTGGTCGAAACTGAACACTGGCTGGCCGTTGTACCTTACTGGGCCGCCTGGCCGTTCGAAACGCTGCTGTTGCCAAAGGCACACGTACAACGCATTACCGATCTCAGCGATGCGCAACGGGATGACCTTGCCCTGGCGCTGAAAAAACTGACCAGCCGCTACGATAATCTGTTCCAGTGCTCTTTCCCGTATTCGATGGGCTGGCATGGTGCACCGTTCAACGGTGAAGAGAATCAACACTGGCAGTTGCATGCCCATTTCTATCCGCCGCTGCTGCGTTCCGCGACGGTGCGTAAATTTATGGTGGGCTATGAAATGCTGGCAGAAACCCAGCGTGATCTGACGGCAGAACAAGCGGCAGAGCGTCTGCGCGCAGTGAGCGACGTCCATTACCGCGAATCAGGAGTCTAA
- the modC gene encoding molybdenum ABC transporter ATP-binding protein ModC, with amino-acid sequence MLELNFTQTLGSHCLTLNETLPANGITAIFGVSGAGKTSLINAISGLTRPQSGRIVLNERVLNDVEKGVYLSPDKRRIGYVFQDARLFPHYSVRGNLRYGMAKSMSAQFDKLVALLGIEPLLERLPSSLSGGEKQRVAIGRALLTAPELLLLDEPLASLDIPRKRELLPYLQRLAREINIPMLYVSHSLDEILHLADKVLVLEEGSVKAFGNLEEVWGSSVMHPWLPTEQQSSILKVSVLEHHPHYAMTALALGDQHLWVNKVDKPLQSALRIRIQASDVSLVLQPPLQTSIRNILRAKVAQCFDDNGQVEVQLEVGSKTLWARISPWARDELGIKPGLWLYAQIKSVSITT; translated from the coding sequence ATGCTGGAACTGAATTTCACCCAAACGCTGGGAAGCCACTGCCTGACGCTTAACGAAACCCTGCCTGCAAACGGTATCACGGCGATATTCGGTGTCTCGGGGGCGGGGAAAACCTCGTTGATTAATGCCATCAGCGGGCTGACGCGTCCACAATCAGGCCGAATTGTGCTGAACGAGCGGGTGCTGAACGATGTGGAGAAGGGGGTTTATCTTTCACCGGATAAGCGCCGGATTGGTTATGTTTTTCAGGATGCGCGGCTCTTCCCGCATTACAGCGTGCGGGGAAACCTGCGTTACGGTATGGCGAAGAGCATGTCTGCACAGTTTGACAAGCTGGTGGCATTGCTGGGTATTGAACCACTGCTTGAACGGCTTCCTTCATCATTATCGGGTGGCGAAAAACAGCGTGTTGCGATTGGTCGTGCGTTGCTGACCGCACCGGAGCTTCTGCTGCTGGATGAGCCGCTGGCCTCGCTCGACATTCCTCGTAAACGTGAACTTCTGCCGTATCTGCAACGCCTGGCGCGTGAGATCAATATCCCCATGCTCTATGTCAGCCACTCGCTGGACGAAATTCTGCATCTGGCGGACAAAGTGCTGGTGCTGGAAGAGGGCAGCGTAAAAGCGTTTGGCAATCTTGAGGAGGTCTGGGGCAGCAGTGTGATGCATCCGTGGCTGCCAACAGAACAGCAAAGCAGCATTCTGAAAGTCAGCGTACTGGAACATCATCCGCATTATGCGATGACTGCCCTGGCGCTGGGCGACCAGCATCTGTGGGTGAATAAAGTCGATAAGCCGCTGCAGTCGGCGCTGCGGATCCGCATTCAGGCGTCTGATGTGTCTCTTGTGCTGCAACCACCACTACAAACCAGTATTCGTAATATTCTGCGTGCCAAAGTGGCGCAATGCTTTGACGATAATGGGCAGGTCGAAGTTCAGCTTGAGGTCGGGAGCAAGACGCTCTGGGCGCGTATCAGCCCGTGGGCCAGGGATGAGTTAGGGATTAAGCCTGGCCTGTGGCTTTACGCGCAAATTAAGAGCGTCTCTATCACCACCTGA
- the modF gene encoding molybdate ABC transporter ATP-binding protein ModF has translation MSSLHISQGTFRLSDTRTLTLPDLTLQAGESWAFVGTNGSGKSALARALAGELTQLKGERRNRFTRVTRLSFEQLQKLVSDEWQRNNTDLLSPGEEDTGRTTAQIIQDEIKDCARCQQLAEQFGIAALLDRRFKYLSTGETRKTLLCQALMSEPDLLILDEPFDGLDVQSRAQLAALLETLNQQGYTLVLVLNRFDEIPDFVQYAGVLADCSLMETGPKEALLRQALIAQLAHSEKLDGITLPEPDAPSARHGLDPHQPRIVLHNGVVSYDDRPILNQLSWTVNPGDHWQITGPNGAGKSTLLSLITGDHPQGYSNDLTLFGRRRGSGETIWDIKKHIGYVSSSLHLDYRVSTTVRNVILSGYFDSIGIYQAVSDKQHKLAQQWLEILGMDNRVADSPFHSLSWGQQRLALIARALVKHPTLLILDEPLQGLDPLNRQLIRRFVDVLIGEGETQLLFVSHHAEDAPSCITHRLEFIPDGTGYRYLLSKID, from the coding sequence ATGTCATCATTGCATATTTCGCAAGGCACGTTTCGTCTTAGCGATACCCGGACGCTGACGCTTCCTGATTTAACACTGCAGGCCGGCGAAAGCTGGGCCTTTGTCGGCACAAACGGAAGCGGTAAATCCGCACTGGCGCGTGCCCTGGCGGGAGAGCTTACCCAACTTAAAGGTGAACGCCGGAACCGCTTTACGCGTGTGACCCGTCTCTCGTTTGAGCAATTACAAAAGCTGGTGAGCGATGAGTGGCAGCGTAACAACACCGATTTGCTCAGCCCCGGTGAAGAAGATACGGGCCGTACCACAGCACAGATAATCCAGGACGAGATCAAAGACTGCGCACGTTGCCAGCAACTGGCAGAGCAGTTTGGCATAGCCGCCCTGTTGGATCGGCGCTTCAAATATCTTTCGACCGGCGAGACGCGCAAAACGCTGCTGTGTCAGGCGCTGATGAGCGAACCGGACTTGCTGATTCTGGATGAACCCTTCGATGGGCTCGATGTGCAATCACGCGCCCAACTGGCGGCACTTCTGGAAACGCTCAATCAGCAGGGTTACACCCTCGTGCTGGTACTCAACCGGTTTGATGAAATCCCGGATTTTGTGCAATACGCGGGAGTGTTAGCGGATTGCAGCCTGATGGAAACAGGACCAAAAGAGGCGCTGCTCCGGCAAGCGCTTATCGCCCAACTGGCGCACAGCGAGAAACTCGATGGTATTACCCTCCCGGAACCCGATGCCCCTTCGGCTCGACACGGTTTAGATCCTCATCAGCCAAGGATCGTCCTGCATAATGGCGTTGTGTCTTACGACGATCGCCCTATCCTTAATCAACTGAGCTGGACGGTGAATCCTGGCGATCACTGGCAAATCACTGGCCCAAACGGCGCGGGAAAATCGACCCTGCTCAGCCTGATCACCGGCGATCACCCTCAGGGCTACAGTAACGATCTGACGCTGTTTGGGCGTCGTCGTGGCAGCGGTGAAACCATCTGGGACATTAAGAAGCATATTGGTTACGTCAGCAGTAGCCTGCATCTGGACTACCGGGTCAGCACCACGGTGCGTAATGTGATTCTGTCCGGCTACTTCGACTCCATTGGCATTTATCAGGCCGTGTCTGATAAACAGCACAAACTCGCGCAGCAGTGGCTGGAAATCCTGGGAATGGACAACCGCGTTGCTGATTCGCCGTTCCACAGCCTCTCGTGGGGACAACAGCGCCTGGCATTGATTGCCCGCGCGCTGGTCAAACACCCTACGCTGTTGATTCTGGACGAACCGCTTCAGGGGCTGGACCCGTTAAACCGCCAGTTGATCCGCCGATTTGTTGATGTGTTGATTGGTGAAGGTGAAACTCAGTTGCTGTTTGTTTCACACCATGCCGAAGACGCCCCTTCCTGCATCACTCATCGCCTGGAGTTTATCCCTGATGGGACAGGCTATCGCTACCTTTTGAGCAAAATAGATTAA
- the modE gene encoding molybdenum-dependent transcriptional regulator — translation MQAEILLTLRLQQKLFADPRRIALLKQIDHTGSISQGAKNAGISYKSAWDAINEMNTLSEQALVDRATGGKGGGGAVLTRYGQRLIQLYDLLAQIQQKAFDVLSDDDNVPLDSLLAAISRFSLQTSARNQWFGTVTARDNSQVQQHIEILLADGSTRLKAAITAQSGQRLGLDEGKEVLILLKAPWVSVTRDPELAKEADNQLHGAISHIERGEEQCEVLMSLPDGQILCATVPVADAINLEEGAEVTAYFNADRVIIATLC, via the coding sequence ATGCAGGCCGAAATTCTCCTCACCCTACGACTTCAGCAGAAGCTTTTCGCCGATCCGCGACGTATCGCCCTGCTTAAACAAATAGATCATACAGGTTCAATTAGCCAGGGAGCTAAAAACGCAGGCATCAGCTACAAAAGTGCGTGGGATGCAATCAATGAAATGAATACCCTGAGCGAACAGGCGCTGGTCGACCGGGCGACAGGCGGCAAAGGCGGCGGTGGCGCGGTGCTGACTCGCTACGGTCAGCGCCTGATCCAGCTTTACGATCTGCTGGCGCAAATTCAGCAAAAAGCCTTTGATGTGCTCAGCGATGACGATAATGTGCCGCTGGACAGTCTGCTGGCCGCCATCTCACGCTTCTCATTACAAACCAGTGCCCGTAACCAGTGGTTTGGTACAGTGACAGCCCGCGACAATTCGCAGGTGCAACAGCACATTGAGATCTTACTCGCCGATGGCTCCACTCGCCTGAAAGCCGCGATCACAGCACAAAGCGGGCAACGTCTTGGGCTGGATGAAGGCAAAGAGGTATTAATCCTGCTGAAAGCACCGTGGGTAAGCGTGACGCGCGATCCTGAGCTTGCAAAAGAGGCGGACAACCAGTTACACGGTGCAATCAGCCATATCGAACGCGGTGAGGAACAGTGCGAAGTACTGATGAGCCTGCCGGATGGACAAATCCTCTGCGCGACAGTGCCGGTCGCCGATGCCATTAATCTGGAAGAAGGTGCTGAGGTGACGGCATATTTCAATGCAGACCGGGTGATTATTGCCACGTTATGCTAA
- the gpmA gene encoding 2,3-diphosphoglycerate-dependent phosphoglycerate mutase, with protein sequence MAVTKLVLVRHGESQWNNENRFTGWYDVDLSEKGVSEAKAAGKLLKEEGFSFDFAYTSVLKRAIHTLWNVLDELDQAWLPVEKSWKLNERHYGALQGLNKAETAEKYGDEQVKQWRRGFAVTPPELTKDDERYPGHDPRYAKLTDAELPQTESLALTIDRVVPYWNETILPRLKSGERVIIAAHGNSLRALVKYLDNMGEDEILELNIPTGVPLVYEFDENFKPIKHYYLGNADEIAAKAAAVANQGKAK encoded by the coding sequence ATGGCTGTAACTAAGCTGGTACTGGTGCGCCACGGCGAAAGCCAATGGAACAACGAAAACCGCTTTACCGGTTGGTACGATGTTGATCTGTCCGAGAAAGGCGTAAGCGAAGCAAAAGCAGCAGGTAAACTGCTGAAGGAAGAAGGCTTCAGCTTTGATTTTGCTTACACCTCTGTGCTGAAACGTGCCATCCACACGCTGTGGAACGTTCTGGACGAACTGGATCAAGCCTGGCTGCCTGTTGAAAAATCCTGGAAACTGAACGAGCGTCATTACGGTGCGTTGCAGGGTCTGAACAAAGCTGAAACCGCTGAGAAATACGGTGACGAGCAAGTTAAACAGTGGCGTCGTGGTTTTGCAGTAACACCACCAGAGCTGACCAAAGATGATGAGCGCTACCCAGGCCACGATCCGCGCTACGCGAAACTGACCGATGCAGAACTGCCACAAACCGAAAGCCTGGCGCTGACCATCGATCGCGTTGTGCCATACTGGAATGAAACCATTCTGCCACGCCTGAAAAGCGGTGAGCGCGTGATCATCGCCGCTCACGGTAACTCCCTGCGTGCACTGGTGAAATACCTGGACAACATGGGTGAAGATGAGATCCTCGAACTGAACATCCCAACCGGCGTCCCGCTGGTGTATGAGTTCGATGAGAACTTCAAACCAATCAAACATTACTATCTGGGCAACGCTGACGAAATCGCTGCAAAAGCAGCGGCAGTCGCAAACCAGGGTAAAGCGAAGTAA
- the galK gene encoding galactokinase: MSLKDKTQSLFAEKFGYPATHVIQAPGRVNLIGEHTDYNDGFVLPCAIDYQTVISCAKRDDRNIRVIAADYGNQSDEFSLDAPIVTHDSQQWSNYVRGVVKHLQKRNKNFGGADLVISGNVPQGAGLSSSASLEVAVGTVFQQLYHLPLDGAQIALNGQEAENQFVGCNCGIMDQLISALGKKEHALLIDCRTLGTKAVSLPKGAAVVIINSNFKRTLVGSEYNTRREQCETGARFFQQPALRDVSINEFNKVAHELDPVVAKRVRHVLTENARTVEAADALAKGDLKRMGELMAESHASMRDDFEITVPQIDTLVEIVKAAIGDKGGVRMTGGGFGGCIVALVPEDLVSAVQDAVAKQYEAKTGIKETFYVCKASQGAGQC; this comes from the coding sequence ATGAGTCTGAAAGATAAAACACAATCCCTGTTTGCTGAAAAATTCGGCTACCCTGCCACCCACGTTATTCAGGCGCCTGGTCGCGTTAATCTGATTGGCGAGCACACCGACTATAACGATGGTTTCGTGCTGCCTTGCGCGATCGACTACCAGACCGTAATCAGTTGCGCCAAACGCGATGACCGCAACATCCGCGTAATTGCAGCAGATTACGGCAACCAGAGCGATGAATTTTCTCTCGATGCGCCCATCGTGACGCACGACAGCCAGCAATGGTCTAACTATGTGCGCGGCGTCGTTAAACACCTGCAAAAACGTAACAAAAACTTCGGCGGCGCGGACCTGGTCATCAGCGGCAACGTGCCACAAGGTGCAGGGTTAAGTTCTTCAGCCTCGCTTGAGGTAGCCGTTGGGACGGTATTCCAGCAGCTTTACCATTTACCGCTTGATGGTGCGCAAATTGCGCTGAATGGCCAGGAAGCTGAGAACCAGTTCGTGGGGTGTAATTGCGGCATTATGGACCAGCTCATCTCCGCTTTGGGTAAAAAAGAGCATGCGCTGCTGATTGACTGCCGGACACTGGGCACGAAAGCCGTTTCACTGCCAAAAGGTGCAGCGGTGGTGATCATCAACAGCAACTTCAAACGGACCCTGGTGGGCAGCGAGTACAACACCCGTCGCGAACAGTGCGAGACAGGTGCGCGTTTCTTCCAGCAACCCGCCCTGCGTGACGTTTCAATCAATGAATTCAACAAAGTGGCTCACGAGCTGGATCCTGTTGTCGCTAAACGTGTGCGCCATGTTCTGACCGAAAATGCCCGTACCGTTGAAGCGGCTGATGCACTGGCAAAAGGTGATTTAAAGCGCATGGGCGAGCTGATGGCTGAATCTCATGCCTCTATGCGGGATGACTTCGAAATTACCGTTCCGCAAATCGACACACTGGTCGAAATTGTCAAAGCCGCAATTGGTGATAAAGGCGGTGTGCGTATGACCGGGGGAGGATTTGGGGGTTGTATCGTGGCCCTGGTTCCGGAAGACCTGGTTTCGGCGGTTCAGGATGCGGTCGCGAAACAATACGAAGCGAAAACCGGCATCAAAGAAACCTTCTATGTCTGCAAAGCATCGCAAGGAGCGGGACAGTGCTAA
- the modA gene encoding molybdate ABC transporter substrate-binding protein, whose amino-acid sequence MARTWVRLFAGATLTLSLTGHALADEGKITVFAAASLTNAMQDIAAEYKKEKNVDVVSSFASSSTLARQIEAGAPADLFISADQKWMDYAVEKKSIDTATRETLLGNSLVVVAPKSSAQGDITINKETNWASLLKDGRLAVGDPEHVPAGIYAKEALQKLGAWETLSPKLAPAEDVRGALALVERSEAPLGIVYGSDAVASKGVKVVGTFPEDSHKKVEYPVAIVDGHKNATVSAFYDYLKGPQASAIFKRYGFTTH is encoded by the coding sequence ATGGCACGTACATGGGTACGCCTTTTCGCAGGGGCAACACTGACACTTTCTCTCACCGGGCATGCGCTGGCAGACGAAGGTAAAATCACGGTTTTTGCAGCGGCATCACTGACTAACGCGATGCAGGATATTGCAGCAGAATATAAGAAAGAGAAAAACGTCGACGTGGTCTCCTCTTTTGCGTCGTCGTCAACCCTGGCGCGTCAGATTGAAGCCGGTGCACCTGCTGATTTATTCATTTCTGCCGACCAGAAGTGGATGGATTACGCGGTTGAGAAAAAATCAATCGATACGGCCACCCGCGAAACGTTGCTGGGGAACAGCCTTGTCGTGGTTGCACCAAAATCCAGTGCGCAGGGTGATATCACTATTAATAAAGAGACCAACTGGGCCAGCCTGTTGAAAGATGGCCGTCTGGCGGTTGGCGATCCTGAGCACGTCCCGGCCGGGATTTATGCCAAAGAAGCTCTGCAAAAACTGGGTGCGTGGGAGACCTTGTCTCCGAAACTGGCCCCAGCAGAAGATGTACGCGGCGCACTGGCACTGGTTGAGCGTAGCGAAGCACCTCTGGGGATTGTCTACGGCTCTGATGCTGTTGCCAGCAAAGGCGTAAAAGTGGTTGGCACGTTCCCGGAAGACTCCCACAAGAAAGTGGAATATCCTGTGGCGATTGTTGATGGACATAAAAATGCGACAGTCAGCGCCTTCTACGATTATCTGAAGGGGCCGCAGGCGTCTGCAATCTTTAAACGTTACGGATTTACGACTCACTAA
- the galM gene encoding galactose-1-epimerase, producing MLNETPTLAPDGLPYRLLTLRNHAGMVVTLMDWGATLLSARVPMPDGGVRETLLGCASPEQYVNQAAYLGASVGRYANRIAKSCFELDGVRYPLLSSQGENQLHGGPEGFDKRRWQIAQQNDREVLLTLDSSDGDQGFPGTLSASAHFSLTDDNRVAIEYRATVDKPCPVNMTNHAYFNLDGHQCDVRQHKLQILADEYLPVDEMGIPQQGLKPVSGNSFDFRNVKTIARDFLSDDDQRKVKGYDHAFLLQAKGDIHQPAAQVWSADEKLQMTVYTTAPALQFYSGNYLGGTPAREHDEYRDWQGLALESEFLPDSPNHPEWPQPDCILRPGEEYMSLTEYHFIPH from the coding sequence GTGCTAAACGAAACGCCAACCCTCGCCCCTGATGGTCTGCCGTATCGCCTGTTAACCCTGCGCAACCACGCAGGGATGGTGGTTACGCTGATGGACTGGGGTGCAACATTACTCTCTGCACGCGTTCCCATGCCGGATGGTGGCGTGCGCGAAACGCTTCTGGGCTGTGCGTCACCGGAGCAGTATGTGAATCAGGCGGCCTATCTCGGCGCATCGGTGGGCCGCTACGCCAATCGTATCGCCAAAAGCTGCTTTGAACTCGATGGTGTGCGCTATCCCCTTCTCTCAAGCCAGGGTGAAAACCAGTTACACGGTGGCCCGGAAGGATTTGATAAACGTCGCTGGCAAATTGCCCAGCAGAACGACAGAGAAGTATTACTTACGCTGGACTCCAGTGATGGCGATCAGGGCTTCCCTGGCACTCTCTCTGCGTCAGCCCACTTCTCCCTGACCGACGATAACCGTGTTGCCATTGAGTATCGCGCAACGGTTGATAAGCCGTGTCCGGTCAACATGACGAACCACGCTTATTTCAATCTCGACGGTCATCAGTGCGACGTGCGCCAGCATAAACTACAAATTCTGGCGGACGAATATCTGCCGGTAGATGAGATGGGTATCCCACAACAGGGTCTGAAGCCCGTTAGCGGTAACAGCTTTGACTTCCGTAACGTGAAGACCATTGCCCGGGATTTTCTGAGCGATGACGATCAGCGCAAAGTGAAAGGCTATGATCACGCCTTCCTGCTACAGGCAAAAGGCGATATTCATCAGCCTGCCGCACAAGTCTGGTCCGCCGATGAAAAGCTGCAAATGACGGTTTATACCACTGCCCCGGCCCTGCAATTCTATTCTGGTAACTATCTTGGCGGTACACCGGCACGGGAACATGACGAGTACCGCGACTGGCAAGGTCTGGCACTGGAAAGTGAGTTTCTCCCGGACAGCCCCAACCATCCAGAATGGCCGCAGCCAGACTGTATTCTGCGACCAGGTGAAGAGTACATGAGCCTGACGGAATATCACTTTATTCCCCATTAA
- the modB gene encoding molybdate ABC transporter permease subunit, with translation MILTDPEWQAVLLSLKVSSLAVALSLPFGIFFAWLLVRCKFPGKALLDSVLHLPLVLPPVVVGYLLLIAMGRRGFIGQWLYDWFGLTFAFSWRGAVLAAAVMSFPLMVRAIRLALEGVDLKLEQAARTLGAGRWRVFFTITLPLTLPGIIVGTVLAFARSLGEFGATITFVSNIPGETRTIPSAMYTLIQTPGGESAAARLCIISIVLALVSLLVSEWLARISRERMGK, from the coding sequence ATGATATTGACCGATCCCGAATGGCAGGCCGTGCTGCTGAGCCTTAAAGTCTCTTCCCTGGCAGTTGCACTCAGTTTGCCCTTCGGGATCTTTTTTGCCTGGTTACTGGTTCGTTGTAAGTTTCCAGGCAAAGCCCTGCTCGACAGTGTGCTTCATCTTCCCCTCGTATTACCGCCGGTTGTGGTCGGCTATTTATTATTGATCGCCATGGGGCGACGCGGATTTATCGGCCAGTGGTTGTATGACTGGTTTGGTTTGACCTTTGCCTTTAGCTGGCGTGGTGCTGTGCTGGCTGCGGCAGTCATGTCATTCCCGCTGATGGTCCGGGCGATCCGCCTGGCGCTGGAAGGGGTTGACCTCAAACTTGAGCAAGCGGCACGCACATTAGGTGCAGGACGCTGGCGCGTGTTTTTCACCATCACACTTCCGCTTACGTTACCCGGTATTATTGTTGGCACGGTGCTGGCTTTTGCCCGCTCGCTCGGTGAGTTTGGCGCGACGATAACCTTCGTGTCGAACATCCCTGGTGAGACGCGTACCATCCCTTCGGCAATGTATACCCTGATTCAAACGCCAGGCGGCGAAAGTGCGGCCGCGCGGTTGTGCATTATTTCTATTGTGCTGGCGCTGGTTTCATTGCTGGTCTCAGAATGGCTGGCACGTATTAGCCGCGAGCGGATGGGGAAATAA